The following coding sequences lie in one Heyndrickxia oleronia genomic window:
- a CDS encoding DUF3231 family protein, with protein MTMLRDNSLNEKLTSAEMGKLWATYMGNSMSIRVLTYYLLHTKDKEIKKVLNHALNLSETMVKRSKKIFIQDNFPVPMGFGEQDVNLGAPKLFEDEFYLYYLKYAGKAGLSLYSIAIPMVIRQDVRDFFSFCLNSTEKLLIEVINILNMKGLLMKPSIIPNPEKVKIIKSNDYLNGFFGGVRNLHALEIAHLNDNIESDVASKALLIGFSQVAKNEKVKDFFIRGRDLTHRHIEKCSQKLSKDHLPSPSLLDHLVSTSSYAPFSDRLMLFHKIDMFAMKIRSYANSISVNGRRDLAAMYSRFILDVGFYVEDAMSIMIENDWMERPPEAADRNDLT; from the coding sequence ATGACAATGTTAAGAGATAACTCTTTAAATGAGAAATTAACATCTGCTGAAATGGGAAAACTGTGGGCGACATATATGGGAAATTCGATGTCTATAAGGGTCCTCACTTACTATCTTTTACATACGAAGGATAAAGAAATAAAAAAGGTCCTAAATCATGCATTGAATCTAAGTGAAACAATGGTAAAAAGAAGTAAAAAGATTTTTATACAGGATAACTTCCCAGTACCTATGGGGTTTGGTGAACAAGATGTAAATTTAGGTGCCCCCAAGCTATTTGAGGATGAATTTTATCTTTATTATTTGAAATATGCCGGTAAAGCGGGCCTTAGCCTCTATTCTATTGCAATACCTATGGTAATAAGGCAGGATGTGAGAGATTTTTTTTCTTTCTGTCTTAACTCTACAGAAAAGCTGTTAATTGAAGTAATTAATATTCTAAATATGAAAGGGCTATTAATGAAGCCCTCCATTATTCCAAATCCAGAAAAAGTTAAAATTATTAAGTCTAATGATTATTTAAATGGATTTTTTGGAGGTGTGCGAAATCTTCATGCGTTAGAGATAGCGCATCTAAATGATAATATAGAAAGTGATGTAGCAAGTAAAGCCCTTCTGATTGGATTTAGTCAGGTAGCTAAAAATGAAAAGGTAAAAGATTTTTTTATTCGAGGAAGAGATTTAACACACAGACATATTGAAAAATGCTCGCAAAAATTATCAAAGGATCACTTACCGTCACCTTCATTATTGGATCATTTAGTTAGTACCTCTTCATATGCACCGTTTTCTGACAGATTAATGTTATTCCATAAGATCGATATGTTTGCTATGAAAATAAGATCTTATGCGAATTCTATTTCAGTAAACGGAAGAAGAGATTTAGCCGCGATGTATTCTCGTTTTATTCTTGATGTTGGCTTTTATGTTGAGGATGCGATGAGTATCATGATTGAAAATGATTGGATGGAAAGACCACCTGAAGCAGCTGATAGAAATGACTTAACGTAG
- a CDS encoding DHA2 family efflux MFS transporter permease subunit has product MVQQINKKVLLFVLLLGGFLSILNQTLLNIALSEFMKIFGVGPTTVQWLATGFMLVNGVLIPVTAFLMKRFSTRQLFISSMLLLLFGSVFCAIATSFSVLLIGRMIQAAGAGIIMPLMMSVAMFIFPPEKRGSAMGLLGLAMIFAPAIAPTLSGFVIEYVSWRWLFIGLIPLVGIVILLAFKYLINVSEGSKADLDVLSVILSTIGFGLVLYGFSKAGSNGWGDALVLTTIIVGIIVLVLFTIRQLRSSDPFLNVLVFRNKTFTMTSLINIIVTMMLYADMILLPIYLQDGRGFTAFDAGLLLLPGAIVNAFLSPVTGKLYDRYGAKPLFIIGLIFVIPSMWVVTDLTETTTYTFLMIRTIFLRIGLSFITMPLNTAGLNALPQKLITHGTAVNNTVRQIAGAIGTAVVVTIYTSKATEYAGSLVNQGVTERIKELASIFASGESYYFMMGLAIIALVITFLTPIKRPISEKVEEI; this is encoded by the coding sequence ATGGTTCAACAAATAAATAAGAAAGTATTACTTTTCGTCTTGTTGCTCGGGGGTTTTTTATCCATTTTAAACCAAACGCTATTAAATATTGCATTAAGTGAATTTATGAAGATATTCGGTGTTGGTCCAACAACTGTGCAATGGCTAGCAACAGGATTCATGCTCGTTAACGGTGTATTAATTCCTGTAACAGCATTTTTAATGAAGCGTTTTTCAACACGTCAATTATTTATTAGCTCGATGCTATTATTGCTTTTTGGTTCTGTATTTTGTGCGATTGCAACAAGCTTTTCAGTATTATTAATTGGACGGATGATCCAGGCTGCGGGTGCAGGTATAATCATGCCGCTCATGATGAGTGTCGCTATGTTTATCTTCCCACCTGAAAAAAGAGGAAGCGCAATGGGTCTATTAGGGCTAGCAATGATTTTCGCACCTGCAATAGCACCAACATTATCTGGCTTCGTGATTGAATATGTATCATGGCGTTGGTTGTTTATTGGACTAATCCCACTAGTCGGGATTGTCATTCTATTAGCATTCAAATATTTAATCAATGTATCTGAAGGGTCGAAAGCAGATTTGGATGTACTTAGTGTCATTCTATCAACAATTGGTTTTGGGCTAGTTTTATATGGATTTAGTAAAGCTGGTAGTAACGGCTGGGGCGATGCGCTGGTGTTAACAACAATTATTGTAGGTATTATTGTGTTAGTGCTATTCACCATCCGTCAATTACGCTCAAGTGATCCATTCTTAAATGTACTTGTATTCAGAAACAAGACCTTTACAATGACGTCTCTCATTAATATTATTGTAACGATGATGTTATATGCTGATATGATTTTACTCCCTATCTATTTACAAGACGGTCGAGGATTTACAGCATTTGATGCGGGACTCCTCTTATTGCCAGGAGCCATCGTGAATGCGTTCCTATCTCCTGTTACCGGAAAATTGTATGACCGATATGGAGCAAAGCCACTATTTATTATTGGGTTAATTTTTGTCATTCCTTCAATGTGGGTGGTAACCGACTTAACAGAAACAACGACATATACTTTCTTAATGATTCGGACGATTTTCTTACGTATTGGTTTAAGCTTTATTACAATGCCACTGAACACAGCAGGTTTAAATGCTTTGCCACAAAAACTTATTACACATGGAACGGCTGTAAACAATACGGTTCGACAAATTGCAGGGGCAATTGGTACAGCGGTTGTCGTTACGATTTATACATCGAAAGCGACGGAATATGCTGGCAGTTTAGTTAACCAAGGTGTGACAGAGAGAATTAAGGAATTAGCTTCAATTTTTGCTTCGGGTGAATCCTACTACTTCATGATGGGGTTAGCCATTATTGCTTTAGTGATAACTTTTCTTACACCGATAAAAAGACCTATATCTGAAAAAGTAGAAGAGATATAA
- a CDS encoding TetR/AcrR family transcriptional regulator: MSAKKEDPRAIRSKRLLKEAAISLLVETQNLQDLTVQKVTAKAELNRATFYLHYLDLRDLMRHIVYDILDDLSKKLLPLLQLQPVDLDEQLLAFLDYFYQHRKFLAVLFEEKAFQKKLHNFIVDIVQSRRDLQKIVTEDAVSKDIIASSILGIIMWWIRDGKQHSSEFIAQQMSVWMTKRQ, encoded by the coding sequence ATGTCTGCAAAAAAAGAAGATCCCAGGGCCATTCGTTCCAAGCGTTTATTAAAAGAAGCTGCTATATCATTATTAGTTGAAACACAAAATTTACAGGATTTAACGGTTCAAAAAGTTACAGCAAAAGCTGAATTAAATCGTGCCACATTCTACTTACATTATTTAGATTTGCGAGATTTAATGAGGCATATCGTTTATGATATTTTAGACGACCTGTCAAAGAAATTATTACCACTTTTACAACTACAACCTGTAGATTTAGATGAACAGTTGCTTGCCTTTTTGGATTATTTTTATCAACATCGAAAGTTTTTAGCAGTGTTATTCGAAGAGAAGGCATTTCAGAAAAAGCTCCATAACTTTATTGTGGATATCGTTCAATCTAGACGCGATCTTCAAAAAATAGTAACAGAAGATGCTGTTTCAAAAGATATTATTGCCTCATCCATTCTAGGGATAATAATGTGGTGGATTCGTGACGGAAAACAACATAGCTCTGAATTTATTGCACAACAAATGTCGGTATGGATGACTAAAAGACAATAG
- a CDS encoding serine hydrolase domain-containing protein has product MIAPISKFTLVCLVFISLILFLPISQMSAEQDLKSTLDSYIKTFLEKHRIPGASIAIVHDNNIFYAKAWGITGEFEEKVTTETPFTIGSISKSLTGLAVMKLIEEGTVRLDDPVQKYIPWFSLKDKKAASQITIKHLLTQTSGISTYTGLSISDRESNDLDAIKKNVESLSDVKLTAAPGEKHQYSNANFSILGALIEEVTNQTYSEYMEKQVFTPLGMKYAAADYRAAYKKGYAAGYQSWLGFPRNSAVTYDNGGAPYGYLTASATDMIQYIRLLSQRDSNIFLSEKTMNLYLSPYVQTGEHRYYGLGVRLSNPNSKDEMIWHSGSTPDSRAEVFFIPETGWGGVILTNKNHILEEEGLIYLKQGIINILNGDEPLDIPQSSPIVQFILIGIIALLLVMSIYLLVKIKSGKTRKTKVWCVSGIILLVIAVAIIPLLIYSTGSPWHTIKVFAADIALLTIIMVILMGLNGILSIYISLKRSKEGF; this is encoded by the coding sequence ATGATAGCACCTATATCAAAATTTACATTAGTATGTTTAGTATTCATTTCGCTTATTTTATTTCTACCAATCTCACAAATGTCCGCAGAACAAGACCTCAAGAGCACACTTGATAGCTATATAAAAACCTTTTTAGAAAAACATCGAATTCCTGGAGCCTCTATCGCTATCGTTCATGATAATAATATTTTTTACGCCAAGGCTTGGGGGATAACGGGAGAATTTGAGGAAAAAGTAACAACTGAAACTCCCTTTACAATAGGTTCGATAAGTAAATCATTAACAGGCTTAGCTGTAATGAAATTAATTGAAGAAGGGACCGTCCGATTAGATGATCCGGTTCAAAAGTATATTCCATGGTTTTCACTTAAAGATAAAAAAGCAGCATCCCAAATAACAATTAAACATTTATTAACGCAAACCAGTGGGATTAGTACTTATACTGGCTTATCCATATCAGATAGAGAATCTAATGATTTGGACGCAATAAAGAAAAATGTAGAAAGTTTATCAGACGTGAAGTTGACTGCCGCACCTGGAGAAAAGCATCAATATAGTAATGCTAATTTTTCAATTCTCGGTGCTCTCATTGAAGAAGTTACAAATCAAACCTATTCTGAGTACATGGAGAAACAAGTTTTTACACCATTAGGAATGAAATATGCTGCTGCTGATTATAGAGCCGCATATAAAAAAGGATATGCAGCTGGTTACCAGTCATGGTTAGGATTCCCTCGAAATAGTGCAGTAACATATGATAACGGAGGCGCACCATATGGATACCTAACCGCAAGTGCAACAGACATGATCCAGTACATTAGGTTGCTTAGCCAGCGCGATAGTAATATTTTTTTAAGTGAAAAAACAATGAATCTATATTTGTCCCCTTATGTTCAAACTGGTGAACATCGATATTATGGTCTTGGTGTAAGACTCTCCAATCCAAACTCTAAAGATGAAATGATATGGCATTCGGGTTCTACTCCTGATTCACGTGCAGAAGTATTTTTTATACCAGAAACCGGTTGGGGAGGTGTGATTCTTACTAATAAGAATCATATTTTAGAAGAAGAGGGACTTATATACCTAAAACAAGGGATTATCAATATATTAAATGGAGATGAACCGTTGGATATACCTCAATCCAGTCCTATTGTTCAATTCATTTTAATAGGGATTATTGCCTTGCTCCTTGTAATGTCCATTTATCTGCTTGTAAAGATTAAGTCAGGAAAAACTCGTAAAACAAAGGTATGGTGCGTCTCCGGAATTATTCTATTAGTTATAGCTGTTGCTATAATTCCGTTACTAATCTATAGTACAGGATCTCCATGGCATACGATAAAAGTATTTGCTGCAGATATTGCATTATTAACTATAATAATGGTTATCTTGATGGGGTTAAACGGTATATTATCAATATATATTTCATTAAAAAGATCCAAGGAAGGCTTTTAG
- a CDS encoding PadR family transcriptional regulator gives MDRTSLIKGHLEMCVLSILSKNKSYGYEIMKELEEHNLKLKGVGSIYPILTKLKDQEWVSTNREMTENGKVRVYYEINEKGKMHLQKKINEWLELQQDIKSLLQSGLKGDHLE, from the coding sequence ATGGATAGAACAAGTTTAATTAAAGGTCACTTAGAGATGTGTGTATTATCGATTTTGTCAAAGAATAAGAGCTATGGTTATGAAATTATGAAGGAGCTTGAAGAACACAATTTAAAACTGAAAGGAGTAGGCAGCATTTATCCCATTTTAACAAAACTTAAAGATCAGGAATGGGTTAGTACTAATCGTGAAATGACGGAAAACGGAAAAGTTAGAGTCTATTATGAGATCAATGAAAAAGGGAAAATGCATCTTCAGAAAAAAATCAATGAGTGGTTGGAATTACAACAAGATATAAAATCCCTTCTGCAAAGTGGTTTGAAAGGAGATCATTTGGAATGA
- the groL gene encoding chaperonin GroEL (60 kDa chaperone family; promotes refolding of misfolded polypeptides especially under stressful conditions; forms two stacked rings of heptamers to form a barrel-shaped 14mer; ends can be capped by GroES; misfolded proteins enter the barrel where they are refolded when GroES binds), with amino-acid sequence MAKEIKFSEDARRAMLRGVDKLADAVKVTLGPKGRNVVLEKKFGSPLITNDGVTIAKEIELEDAFENMGAKLVSEVASKTNDVAGDGTTTATVLAQAMIREGLKNVTAGANPVGIRKGIEKAVQTAVEELQAISKPIEGKESIAQVAAISAADDEVGQLIAEAMERVGNDGVITIEESKGFTTELDVVEGMQFDRGYASPYMVTDSDKMEAVLENPYILITDKKITSIQEILPVLEQVVQQGKPLLLIAEDVEGEALATLVVNKLRGTFNAVAVKAPGFGDRRKAMLEDIAVLTGGEVITEDLGLDLKTATIDSLGRAAKVVVTKENTTIVEGSGDSANISARVNQIRVQLEETTSEFDREKLQERLAKLAGGVAVIKVGAATETELKERKLRIEDALNSTRAAVEEGIVSGGGTALVNVYNKVASVSAEGDVATGINIVLRALEEPVRQIAHNAGLEGSVIVDRLKKEQVGVGFNAANGEWVNMIEAGIVDPTKVTRYALQNAASVAAMLLTTEAVVADKPEENAGGGMPDMSGMGGMGGMM; translated from the coding sequence ATGGCAAAGGAAATTAAATTCAGTGAAGATGCACGTCGTGCGATGCTTCGCGGAGTTGATAAATTAGCAGATGCTGTAAAAGTAACACTTGGACCAAAAGGACGCAACGTGGTACTTGAGAAAAAATTCGGTTCACCACTAATTACAAATGATGGTGTAACAATTGCAAAAGAAATCGAATTAGAAGATGCATTCGAAAACATGGGTGCGAAGCTTGTATCTGAAGTAGCTAGCAAAACAAATGATGTTGCTGGTGACGGTACAACAACTGCAACTGTTTTAGCTCAAGCGATGATTCGTGAAGGCTTAAAGAACGTAACAGCTGGTGCAAACCCTGTCGGCATTCGTAAAGGTATCGAAAAAGCTGTACAAACAGCGGTTGAAGAACTTCAAGCGATTTCTAAACCAATCGAAGGAAAAGAATCAATCGCACAAGTTGCTGCTATTTCTGCTGCAGATGATGAAGTAGGACAATTAATTGCAGAAGCAATGGAACGTGTAGGTAATGACGGTGTCATTACAATTGAAGAATCAAAAGGCTTCACAACTGAATTAGATGTTGTAGAAGGTATGCAATTCGATCGTGGATATGCATCTCCATACATGGTAACTGATTCAGATAAGATGGAAGCAGTTCTTGAAAATCCATATATCTTAATCACTGATAAAAAAATTACAAGCATTCAAGAAATCTTACCAGTTCTAGAACAAGTTGTTCAACAAGGTAAACCATTATTATTGATTGCTGAAGATGTTGAAGGTGAAGCTCTTGCTACATTAGTAGTAAACAAACTTCGTGGTACATTCAATGCAGTAGCAGTTAAAGCTCCTGGCTTTGGTGATCGTCGTAAAGCAATGCTAGAAGATATTGCTGTTCTTACTGGCGGTGAAGTAATTACTGAAGATCTTGGTCTTGATCTTAAAACTGCAACAATTGATTCTTTAGGACGCGCAGCAAAAGTTGTTGTTACAAAAGAAAACACAACAATTGTTGAAGGATCTGGAGATTCTGCAAACATCTCTGCTCGTGTAAATCAAATCCGTGTTCAATTAGAAGAAACTACTTCTGAATTTGACCGTGAAAAATTACAAGAGCGTCTTGCTAAGCTTGCTGGTGGTGTAGCAGTAATCAAAGTTGGTGCAGCTACTGAAACTGAATTAAAAGAACGCAAGCTTCGTATTGAAGATGCACTAAACTCTACTCGTGCAGCAGTAGAAGAAGGTATCGTATCCGGTGGTGGTACAGCTCTTGTAAATGTATATAACAAAGTTGCTTCTGTTTCAGCAGAAGGTGATGTAGCTACTGGTATCAACATCGTTCTTCGTGCATTAGAAGAGCCAGTTCGCCAAATTGCACACAATGCAGGTCTTGAAGGTTCTGTCATTGTTGACCGCTTAAAGAAAGAACAAGTGGGTGTTGGTTTCAACGCAGCAAATGGTGAGTGGGTAAACATGATCGAAGCTGGTATCGTAGACCCAACAAAAGTAACACGCTATGCTCTTCAAAACGCAGCATCTGTAGCAGCAATGCTTCTTACAACTGAAGCAGTAGTTGCTGACAAACCAGAAGAAAATGCTGGTGGCGGAATGCCTGATATGAGTGGCATGGGCGGAATGGGCGGCATGATGTAA
- the groES gene encoding co-chaperone GroES, giving the protein MLKPLGDRVVIELVETEEKTASGIVLPDSAKEKPQEGKVVAVGTGRVLDSGERVALEVSEGDRIIFSKYAGTEVKYQGNEYLILRDTDILAIVQ; this is encoded by the coding sequence TTGTTAAAACCACTTGGAGATCGCGTCGTAATTGAACTAGTAGAAACAGAAGAAAAAACTGCAAGCGGTATCGTTCTTCCTGATTCTGCAAAGGAAAAACCGCAAGAAGGTAAGGTAGTTGCTGTAGGTACTGGACGTGTTTTAGATAGCGGTGAGCGTGTTGCTCTTGAAGTATCTGAAGGCGATCGCATCATCTTCTCTAAATATGCTGGTACAGAAGTGAAATACCAAGGTAACGAATATTTAATTCTACGTGATACAGACATTTTAGCTATTGTACAATAG
- a CDS encoding CPBP family intramembrane glutamic endopeptidase, which produces MKKEYAFILIAYIVMQLSGYIGNPIVYEIGVNGFHASKAYMIKMAPIIWMVFSFLACLLVVLLLLRKSERKERSERKDQLSAGKSILWAVGGIFLAFFAQAIASIVEQLIGIKVGSENTQRIVTIIENFPIVVLVSSIIGPILEEIVFRKVIFGSLHKRLSFFLSALISSIIFGLAHMEMTHLLLYTAMGFTFAFLYKMTNRIIVPITAHVMMNTLVVIAQIANREEIQKLIENQSFIGGFFT; this is translated from the coding sequence GTGAAAAAAGAGTATGCATTTATCTTAATCGCTTATATTGTCATGCAATTATCTGGTTATATCGGTAACCCCATTGTGTATGAGATTGGTGTAAACGGATTTCATGCTTCAAAAGCTTATATGATCAAAATGGCCCCAATCATTTGGATGGTATTTAGTTTTCTTGCCTGTCTTTTAGTTGTTTTACTCCTATTGAGGAAATCAGAAAGAAAAGAGCGTTCTGAAAGAAAGGACCAGCTGTCTGCTGGGAAATCAATCCTATGGGCTGTGGGTGGAATCTTTTTAGCCTTCTTTGCTCAAGCAATCGCCTCCATTGTAGAACAGTTGATTGGAATTAAGGTTGGTTCTGAAAATACGCAAAGAATTGTTACGATTATAGAAAACTTTCCAATTGTTGTCCTAGTAAGTTCTATAATTGGTCCTATATTAGAAGAAATTGTATTTCGTAAGGTGATTTTTGGATCATTACATAAACGATTATCCTTTTTTCTATCGGCTCTAATTAGTTCCATTATTTTCGGACTTGCCCATATGGAAATGACTCATTTGCTTTTATATACTGCCATGGGATTTACTTTCGCATTTCTTTACAAAATGACGAATCGGATCATCGTTCCTATTACCGCTCATGTTATGATGAATACACTAGTTGTCATTGCACAAATTGCTAATCGTGAAGAAATACAAAAATTAATTGAGAATCAAAGTTTTATTGGAGGATTTTTCACATGA
- a CDS encoding YdiK family protein — MRPLLSGVVYCLLGTLFTFFAIQQVNINGWSFFAYMLIFLATIDYGSGFRLITLHFKLKSQQKK, encoded by the coding sequence ATGAGACCATTATTATCCGGGGTAGTATATTGCCTTTTAGGCACTTTGTTCACTTTCTTTGCTATTCAGCAAGTGAATATAAATGGTTGGTCTTTTTTTGCGTATATGCTTATCTTTTTAGCAACCATTGATTATGGCTCTGGATTTCGACTAATCACCTTGCACTTTAAGCTAAAAAGCCAACAGAAAAAATAA
- the tatC gene encoding twin-arginine translocase subunit TatC, producing MSQKDMTIFEHISELRKRLFVIVVFFILAVIVSFFLSQPLIRYLQESDLAKEITMNAFRLTDPFKVFMEMTLYLALVIILPVILYQLWAFISPGLYEKERKVTLSYIPAAVLLFLAGIAFSYFILFPLILKFMMQLSSQMNINPVIGINEYFSFLFQITLPFGLLFELPIIILFLTRLGIITPMFLAKIRKYAYFLLIVLAAFITPPDVMSQIIVAIPLMILYEISIWLSKIGYRKSKAAELRYELERDSE from the coding sequence ATGAGTCAAAAAGACATGACGATTTTTGAACATATATCTGAGTTAAGGAAACGACTGTTTGTTATAGTCGTTTTCTTTATCTTGGCTGTAATAGTGAGCTTTTTTCTATCACAACCACTCATACGCTATCTTCAGGAATCAGATTTAGCAAAAGAAATAACGATGAATGCTTTCCGATTAACTGATCCATTTAAAGTTTTTATGGAGATGACATTATACTTGGCGCTGGTGATTATTTTGCCTGTCATTCTCTATCAGTTATGGGCGTTTATTAGTCCTGGTTTGTATGAGAAGGAGCGAAAAGTTACATTAAGCTATATTCCCGCAGCGGTGTTGTTATTCTTAGCTGGAATAGCTTTTTCATATTTTATCTTATTTCCGCTTATCTTAAAATTTATGATGCAGCTTTCATCACAAATGAATATAAACCCAGTTATCGGTATAAATGAATATTTCTCGTTCTTATTTCAGATTACGCTACCTTTCGGGCTTTTATTTGAACTGCCGATTATTATTTTATTTTTAACACGTTTAGGTATAATTACACCGATGTTTTTAGCAAAGATACGAAAATATGCCTACTTCTTATTAATCGTTCTTGCTGCCTTTATTACACCACCGGATGTAATGTCACAAATTATTGTAGCAATACCTTTAATGATTTTATATGAAATTAGTATTTGGCTTTCAAAAATAGGCTACCGTAAATCAAAAGCGGCTGAATTGCGATATGAACTTGAAAGAGATTCTGAATAA
- the tatA gene encoding twin-arginine translocase TatA/TatE family subunit: MGPGIGSIILIVIIALLVFGPKKLPQLGRAAGDTLKEFKNATKGLADEEEDKPKTESKDQVK; this comes from the coding sequence ATGGGACCAGGAATTGGAAGTATTATTCTCATTGTCATTATAGCCTTACTAGTTTTCGGACCAAAAAAATTACCCCAATTAGGCAGAGCTGCAGGGGATACATTAAAAGAATTTAAAAATGCTACAAAAGGCTTAGCAGATGAAGAAGAAGATAAGCCAAAAACAGAAAGTAAAGATCAAGTAAAATAA
- a CDS encoding redox-sensing transcriptional repressor Rex produces MNEEQIKIPQATAKRLPLYYRFLKNLHSSGKQRVSSAELSEAVKVDSATIRRDFSYFGALGKKGYGYNVNYLLSFFRKTLDQDEVTKVALIGVGNLGTAFLNYNFMKNNNTKIEIAFEVDSDKVGKKVGQVPVYHLDELVPRLIEEDISVVILTIPAEVAQGVTDEVTKSNVKGILNFTPARLNVPSSIRVHHIDLAVELQSLVYFLKHYPNDTENSQD; encoded by the coding sequence ATGAATGAAGAGCAAATAAAGATACCTCAAGCAACGGCAAAAAGATTGCCACTTTATTATCGATTCCTGAAAAATTTACATTCATCCGGTAAACAGCGTGTATCATCTGCAGAATTAAGTGAAGCGGTAAAAGTAGATTCTGCAACTATCCGCAGAGATTTTTCCTATTTTGGGGCTCTTGGGAAAAAAGGATATGGCTATAATGTAAATTATTTATTGTCGTTTTTTAGGAAAACATTAGATCAGGATGAAGTAACAAAAGTAGCGTTAATTGGCGTGGGTAATTTAGGTACTGCTTTTTTAAATTATAACTTTATGAAGAATAATAATACAAAAATAGAAATTGCATTTGAGGTCGATTCTGATAAGGTGGGTAAAAAAGTAGGACAAGTACCTGTCTATCATTTAGATGAACTTGTTCCACGTTTGATCGAGGAAGACATCAGTGTCGTTATACTTACTATACCAGCAGAGGTTGCTCAAGGGGTTACTGATGAAGTAACTAAATCCAATGTAAAAGGTATATTAAATTTTACACCGGCTAGACTAAATGTACCTTCATCAATTCGGGTGCACCATATAGATCTAGCTGTTGAATTGCAATCATTAGTTTACTTTTTAAAGCACTATCCAAATGACACGGAAAATTCACAAGACTAA
- the moaC gene encoding cyclic pyranopterin monophosphate synthase MoaC — protein sequence MSKLTHFNEQGRAKMVDVSAKPETIRTAFATSSVELSHELYHLIHDNKMKKGDVLAVAQVAGIMAAKKTSDLIPMCHPILINGVNIEFAWEQKNELQYILKINATVKTKGNTGVEMEALTAASVSALTVYDMCKAVDKGIVIGPTFLVEKTGGVSSADFQRNR from the coding sequence ATGTCCAAGCTTACACATTTTAATGAACAAGGTCGAGCGAAGATGGTTGATGTAAGTGCTAAGCCTGAAACTATTCGAACCGCTTTTGCTACATCGAGTGTAGAATTAAGCCATGAATTATATCATTTAATTCATGATAATAAAATGAAAAAAGGTGATGTTTTAGCGGTTGCTCAGGTAGCTGGAATTATGGCTGCAAAAAAAACATCGGATTTAATTCCAATGTGCCATCCGATACTAATAAATGGAGTAAACATTGAGTTCGCTTGGGAACAGAAAAATGAACTTCAATATATCTTAAAGATCAATGCCACTGTTAAGACAAAAGGAAATACCGGTGTTGAGATGGAAGCTTTGACAGCAGCATCCGTATCAGCTCTAACGGTATATGATATGTGTAAGGCGGTAGACAAAGGAATTGTCATTGGACCAACATTTTTAGTAGAGAAAACTGGTGGCGTATCAAGCGCTGATTTTCAAAGGAATAGGTGA